A portion of the Kwoniella newhampshirensis strain CBS 13917 chromosome 1, whole genome shotgun sequence genome contains these proteins:
- a CDS encoding D-tyrosyl-tRNA(Tyr) deacylase, whose protein sequence is MRAVVQRVVNASVAVDGQTISSIGRGLLVLVGIDRYDEPTDAAQIIKKILSARLFDDDQGGIWKKSVKDINGEVLCVSQFTLLAGFKGSKPDFHESMSTIPGKAYYTSFLEEIRKAYDPTKIKDGQFGAMMQVSLCNDGPVTILLSSKDKPKPTGSPSSTSTNPTPSRTTTPGLELQMRTGKQPRKPPASSSQDEGNGSIGSTTVTAVSSTIDGMTKLDIEK, encoded by the exons ATGAGAGCCGTGGTACAAAGGGTTGTCAATGCCTCCGTGGCAG TTGATGGTCAGACGATATCCTCGATAGGGAGAGGTCTACTCGTCTTGGTCGGTATAGACAGAT ACGACGAACCGACCGACGCTGcccagatcatcaagaagatctTGTCTGCCCGCCtgttcgacgatgatcaaggtggcatatggaagaagagcgtGAAAGACATAAACGGCGAAGTGTTATGTG TCTCGCAATTCACTTTACTGGCAGGATTCAAGGGTTCCAAACCGGACTTCCACGAGTCGATG TCCACAATACCGGGGAAAGCGTACTACACCTCATTCCTGGAGGAGATCCGAAAAGCCTACGATCCAACCAAGATAAAAG ACGGTCAATTCGGCGCAATGATGCAAGTATCACTATGTAACGAT GGTCCAGTGACCATCCTCCTGTCGTCGAAAGATAAGCCAAAACCAACCggatctccctcctccacctccaccaatCCTACCCCATCGCGAACGACAACGCCTGGTCTGGAACTGCAAATGCGAACGGGGAAACAACCTCGAAAACCTCCTGCGTCTTCATCACAGGATGAGGGGAACGGCTCAATCGGTTCAACGACGGTAACCGCTGTGTCGAGTACAATCGATGGGATGACAAAGCTGGACATTGAGAAGTAG